The following DNA comes from Candidatus Cetobacterium colombiensis.
CTTCTTAAAACCATATTTTCGAATTCATCTAAATAGTTAAACTCTCCCATAAATCTTGCAACAACATCTTTTCCACCAGTTTTAATAACTCCTAATGGAACATTTATAGATGATGTTTTTATTAAATCATATAATTCATTTGGTGTTAAATTGTACGATGCCAATTTATCAGTATCAAATTGAATTTGAATTTGTTTGTCTGATGCTCCTGAAGTATCAACACTTCCAACTCCTCCAATTCTCTCAAATCTTGGAGTCATAAATTCATTTACAAATGTTGTTAGCTCTAGAAAATCTGGTCCAGAAACATTTATCATCATTGCTGTATTTCCAGAACCCGCTAATTTTTTTTGAGTAACTGGTTTTGATGCATCATCTGGTAACTCTCCAGAGATAGCATCAATTTCTCTTTGCACATCTCCTCTTTTTAAATCTATATTAACTCCATAATCAAACTCTATATTAACTACAGATTTTTCAAATGATGATGTTGAAGTTATCTTCTTAATTCCATCTACTCCCGACAGTGAGTCTTCAATTTTTTTTGTAATCTGACTGTTCACATCTTCGGGAACTGCTCCATTCCAAGTTGTACTTATTATTATCATTGGAATATTCATATTTGGAAGTAGCTCTGATTTCATTGACATCATTGAAACTACTCCTAAGAATACCATTGAAACCATTACCATTATTGTAGCAACTGGTCTACGTATAGCAATACCTGCTAATGACATTTATCTTTCACCTCTTTTAATTTCTATTTTGTCTCGTTATTTATTGTAACTTCATCTCCATCTGACAATCCGAATATTCCATCTGATACTACTAAATCTCCAGGTTTTAATTCGTCTGAAATAACTTCAATATTAGGTTTTACAGTTGCTCCAGTAGTTACTTGAATTCTTTTTACTTTTCCATTTTCTATCTTATAAACATAGCTTAATAAATCTCTTATAAATACAGCTTGTTGAGGAACTACAATACCATCTCTTTTTTCAGTTGGTATTACAACTTTAGTATACATTCCATCTTTTAATTCTTTCGTTTTATTATCTATTGATATTTTCACTGGAAATTTTTTCGTTTCTGCATCTGCTATAGGATTTATTGATTTAATTTTTCCATCAAATTTCTTTCCACCTAAATCAGAAACTGTTAATGTTACTGGTGCACCTTCATGTACACTACTTAACCAATACCCTGGAAAATCTACAGTAATCTCCATCATACTTTCATCAACAACTGTAAATACAGGTGTATTTGCATCTACAACGTTTCCTGATTTTAAATTTAAGTTTCCTACTACTCCAGTTAATTCTGATTTTCTTGTTAATTTATCATAATTCGA
Coding sequences within:
- a CDS encoding efflux RND transporter periplasmic adaptor subunit, which codes for MKKGLFILSTAAILMTACGKKEEVVVVKPKKPVVASQVVKEQVADVYTTDGAIVPKEKVNHTLDTQGTVSTVLKKNGDSVKKGEVIVKFTDAKVESNFEAAKANLQSTKNNFEKFNKLFEKQMVSQLEFLNYRDAYTNALADYTSKKSNYDKLTRKSELTGVVGNLNLKSGNVVDANTPVFTVVDESMMEITVDFPGYWLSSVHEGAPVTLTVSDLGGKKFDGKIKSINPIADAETKKFPVKISIDNKTKELKDGMYTKVVIPTEKRDGIVVPQQAVFIRDLLSYVYKIENGKVKRIQVTTGATVKPNIEVISDELKPGDLVVSDGIFGLSDGDEVTINNETK